The uncultured Flavobacterium sp. genome contains a region encoding:
- a CDS encoding DUF6155 family protein — protein sequence MSKRDLKKYLTELSKEQLEEQIIELYEKFNPVKVYYDFVFNPKEDKLLQECKVKISQEYFPVRKPNTKRKPKAKMRRSVAQKYIKHFISLGVDSFVIADIMLYNIEIAQTYSSQNPVKQELFYKSIFNSFEQAVNFSISNGILSEFKERIFKIQEETIQQKWKNKYDFEAILDKIN from the coding sequence ATGAGTAAACGCGATTTAAAAAAATATTTGACCGAATTGAGCAAAGAACAACTCGAAGAACAAATAATCGAGTTGTACGAAAAGTTTAATCCTGTAAAAGTCTATTACGATTTTGTCTTCAACCCAAAAGAAGATAAACTGCTTCAGGAATGCAAAGTCAAAATTTCACAGGAATATTTCCCTGTCAGGAAACCCAATACAAAACGGAAACCAAAAGCCAAAATGCGTCGTTCTGTTGCGCAGAAGTATATCAAACATTTTATTTCATTAGGCGTTGATTCTTTTGTAATTGCCGATATTATGCTTTATAACATCGAAATTGCACAAACGTATTCGTCACAAAATCCAGTAAAGCAGGAATTGTTTTACAAGAGCATTTTTAATTCATTTGAACAGGCAGTAAATTTCTCCATTTCCAACGGAATTTTATCAGAATTTAAGGAACGAATTTTTAAGATTCAAGAAGAAACTATTCAACAAAAATGGAAAAACAAGTACGATTTTGAAGCAATATTAGATAAAATCAACTAA
- a CDS encoding dehydrogenase E1 component subunit alpha/beta: MIFYKQNLSDSQLLDLYKKILKPRLIEEKMLILIRQGKVSKWFSGIGQEAIAVGVTAALDKSEYILPMHRNLGVFTTRDIPLHRLFSQWQGKANGFTKGRDRSFHFGTQEYNIIGMISHLGPQLGIADGIALADKLQNNKKVTAVFTGEGATSEGDFHEALNIAAVWKLPVIFVIENNGYGLSTPTNEQYSCENLADKGIGYGIESHIIDGNNIVEIYTKITQLKEEMQKDPHPVLLEFKTFRMRGHEEASGTKYVPQELMDEWAAKDPVTNYRDYLIESGVLSTEFDEQLHNEIKHEIDENLAISNAEPEIIPTYSGELNDVYKDFEYEEYTHNEGVKNIRFIDAIRNSLEQSMWRHKNLVIMGQDIAEYGGAFKITEGFVDVFGKERIRNTPICESAVVSTGMGLSINGYKAIVEMQFADFVSTGFNPIVNLLAKSHYRWGEKADVVVRMPCGGGTQAGPFHSQTNEAWFTKTPGLKVVYPAFPYDAKGLLNTSINDPNPVLFFEHKQLYRSVYQDVPTDYYTILLGKAALLKEGNAVTIIAFGAPVHWALETLANNPEIDADLIDLRTLQPLDTETIFASVRKTGKAIIYQEDTMFGGIASDISALIMEECFEYLDAPVKRVASLDSPIPFTKALEDQFLAKDRFEQVLLDLLKY; encoded by the coding sequence ATGATTTTTTACAAACAAAACCTTTCTGATAGTCAACTATTAGATTTATATAAAAAAATTCTAAAACCTCGTTTGATCGAAGAAAAAATGCTAATCCTGATTCGGCAGGGAAAAGTCTCAAAATGGTTTTCCGGAATCGGGCAGGAGGCAATCGCAGTAGGAGTTACCGCAGCTTTAGACAAATCTGAATACATCTTGCCAATGCACAGAAACTTAGGTGTTTTTACCACCAGAGATATTCCGTTGCATCGATTATTCTCACAATGGCAAGGAAAAGCAAATGGATTTACAAAAGGCAGAGATCGCAGTTTTCATTTTGGAACTCAGGAATATAATATCATCGGAATGATTTCGCATCTTGGTCCGCAATTAGGAATCGCAGACGGAATCGCATTAGCCGATAAACTTCAGAATAATAAAAAAGTTACAGCCGTTTTTACAGGAGAAGGCGCTACAAGCGAAGGAGATTTTCACGAAGCATTAAACATTGCTGCAGTTTGGAAATTACCTGTAATATTTGTTATCGAAAATAACGGTTACGGACTTTCAACACCAACAAACGAACAATATTCCTGCGAAAATTTAGCCGATAAAGGTATTGGATACGGAATTGAGAGTCATATTATTGATGGAAACAATATTGTAGAAATTTACACCAAAATAACGCAACTAAAAGAAGAAATGCAGAAAGATCCGCATCCGGTTCTGCTGGAGTTTAAAACTTTTAGAATGCGTGGACATGAAGAGGCGAGTGGTACAAAATATGTTCCTCAGGAATTAATGGACGAATGGGCAGCCAAAGATCCGGTAACTAATTATAGAGATTATTTAATTGAAAGTGGTGTTCTTTCAACCGAATTTGATGAACAATTACACAACGAAATCAAACATGAAATAGACGAAAACCTTGCTATTTCAAATGCTGAACCTGAGATTATCCCAACTTACAGCGGAGAATTAAATGATGTTTATAAAGATTTTGAATATGAGGAATATACTCATAATGAAGGAGTAAAAAATATTCGTTTTATAGATGCTATCCGAAATAGTTTAGAACAATCTATGTGGCGTCATAAAAACTTAGTCATCATGGGTCAGGACATTGCTGAATATGGTGGCGCATTTAAAATCACAGAAGGTTTTGTTGATGTTTTTGGAAAAGAAAGAATCCGTAATACACCAATTTGCGAAAGTGCAGTAGTTTCAACCGGAATGGGATTATCAATTAACGGTTATAAAGCCATTGTCGAAATGCAATTTGCTGATTTTGTCTCAACAGGATTTAACCCAATTGTGAATCTATTAGCCAAATCACATTATCGCTGGGGCGAAAAGGCTGATGTTGTCGTTCGTATGCCTTGCGGCGGAGGTACACAGGCAGGACCATTTCATTCGCAGACAAATGAAGCCTGGTTTACCAAAACTCCGGGTTTAAAAGTAGTTTATCCGGCATTTCCGTATGATGCCAAAGGACTTTTAAATACTTCGATAAATGATCCAAATCCGGTTTTGTTTTTCGAGCACAAACAATTGTACAGAAGCGTTTATCAAGATGTTCCAACAGATTATTATACTATTCTGTTAGGAAAAGCAGCTTTATTAAAAGAAGGAAACGCTGTAACTATTATTGCTTTTGGAGCTCCTGTACATTGGGCTTTAGAAACATTAGCCAACAATCCAGAAATTGACGCCGACTTAATAGATTTGAGAACTTTACAGCCTTTAGATACCGAAACTATTTTTGCATCGGTTAGAAAGACCGGAAAAGCAATTATTTATCAGGAAGACACTATGTTTGGCGGAATTGCAAGCGATATTTCGGCCTTAATTATGGAAGAATGTTTTGAATATCTAGATGCACCCGTAAAAAGAGTTGCAAGCTTAGATTCTCCAATTCCGTTCACCAAAGCCTTAGAAGATCAGTTTTTAGCAAAAGATCGTTTCGAGCAAGTTTTATTAGATTTATTAAAATATTGA
- a CDS encoding NAD(P)/FAD-dependent oxidoreductase has protein sequence MKIVIIGGGFAGINLAKELVNHPQIQVTLVDKNNYNFFPPLIYQVATAFLEPSSISYPFRKFFAGKKNLQFRLGELFSVVPAENKVILSNGELTYDYLVFATGAETSYFGMENVMKNAIPMKTLNDAIEMRNALLKNLEKAAITKDMRKRRKLLTIVVAGGGPTGVEVSGMFAEMRKNILLKEYPELETSASNVYLVDGGDALLSPMSEASQKDTLEALTKLGVVVKLHTRVTDYVNDTVFFENGETIQTKNLIWAAGVSAKLFDGIPKESYGRGKRMATDQYNKVNGFENIYAIGDTAILAGDKNFPDGHPQVAQVAIQQGLNLAKNFKALVQNKSLKPFAYNDKGSMAIIGKNKAVVDLPSPKWHFKGFLAWIIWLFIHLISLITYRNRLNTFWNWMVAYFARDQSLRMIIRPEKRSLDE, from the coding sequence ATGAAAATAGTCATTATAGGAGGTGGTTTTGCAGGAATCAATCTCGCAAAAGAGCTTGTAAACCACCCTCAAATACAAGTAACACTTGTAGACAAAAACAATTATAACTTTTTTCCACCACTTATATATCAGGTTGCGACTGCATTTTTAGAACCCTCAAGCATTAGTTATCCTTTTAGAAAATTCTTTGCAGGCAAAAAAAATCTTCAATTTCGCTTAGGCGAATTATTTTCTGTAGTTCCTGCCGAGAATAAAGTAATTCTCAGCAATGGCGAATTAACGTACGATTATCTGGTTTTTGCTACAGGAGCCGAAACAAGTTATTTTGGTATGGAAAACGTAATGAAAAACGCCATTCCGATGAAAACCTTAAATGACGCCATCGAAATGCGTAACGCATTGCTTAAAAACCTTGAAAAAGCGGCAATTACCAAAGATATGCGCAAACGTCGTAAATTATTGACGATTGTAGTTGCCGGAGGAGGACCAACAGGCGTAGAAGTTTCAGGAATGTTTGCCGAAATGCGAAAAAACATCCTGCTTAAAGAATATCCTGAACTGGAAACATCAGCTAGTAATGTTTATTTGGTCGATGGGGGAGACGCACTACTCTCGCCTATGAGCGAAGCTTCTCAAAAAGATACTTTAGAAGCGCTTACAAAACTTGGAGTTGTTGTTAAACTACACACCCGTGTTACAGATTATGTTAATGATACTGTATTTTTTGAAAACGGAGAAACCATTCAAACCAAAAACTTAATTTGGGCTGCTGGAGTTTCTGCCAAACTATTTGACGGAATTCCGAAAGAAAGTTACGGTCGTGGAAAACGCATGGCAACAGATCAATACAATAAAGTAAATGGTTTTGAAAATATTTATGCTATTGGTGATACTGCAATTTTAGCCGGCGATAAAAACTTCCCTGACGGACATCCGCAAGTGGCTCAGGTTGCTATTCAGCAAGGATTGAATTTAGCCAAAAACTTTAAAGCTTTAGTTCAAAACAAATCACTGAAACCATTCGCTTACAATGACAAAGGTTCTATGGCAATTATTGGAAAAAATAAAGCTGTAGTTGATTTGCCAAGTCCAAAATGGCATTTTAAAGGATTTTTAGCCTGGATCATTTGGTTGTTTATCCATTTAATTTCTTTGATAACCTACAGAAACAGATTGAATACTTTCTGGAACTGGATGGTCGCATATTTTGCAAGGGACCAATCTTTAAGAATGATTATCAGACCGGAAAAGAGATCTTTAGACGAATAA
- a CDS encoding DEAD/DEAH box helicase, whose product MSQNTLEIEREEKKELYAYQKGDIDAIFERLDNAPSKHHLLYQLPTGGGKTVIFSEIVRRYLANNDKKVVVLTHRIELCKQTSKMLKGFGVSNKIINSKVKELPDQNDFSCFVAMVETLKNRINDEKLHLDNIGLVIIDEAHYNSFRKLLNSFKNAFILGVTATPLSSNIKLPMHQSYDELIVGDTISSLIDKGFLARATTYSYDVGLTSLKVGINGDYTVKSSDDLYTNTIMQEKLLHAYTERSLGKKTLIFNNGIHTSLYVYETFREAGYDIRHLDNTSSSEERKDILQWFKKTPDAILTSVGILTTGFDEPTVETIILNRATKSLTLYYQMIGRGSRKLPGKDEFTVIDLGNNAARFGLWSEPVNWQHIFKSPEFYLENLRDDTEIELYFKYSMPPELRAKFSKTTDVTFDVDEEHKLIIKQNLRSKVVLDKSLEQHAAMCVDNTETLQEAKSLGKELDDDIECRIKRYAKCLSQCSKNYREWLVDDYKLKLVLLVGKKYREKIMNEPD is encoded by the coding sequence ATGTCTCAAAACACTTTAGAAATAGAAAGAGAAGAGAAAAAAGAACTTTATGCATACCAGAAAGGCGATATCGATGCCATTTTTGAACGTTTAGACAATGCTCCTTCGAAACATCATTTATTATATCAATTGCCTACAGGTGGAGGAAAAACAGTAATTTTTTCTGAAATTGTACGTCGTTATTTAGCTAATAATGATAAAAAAGTGGTTGTTTTAACTCACCGTATCGAACTTTGCAAACAAACCTCAAAAATGTTAAAAGGGTTTGGCGTTTCTAACAAAATTATCAATAGTAAAGTAAAAGAATTACCTGACCAAAACGATTTTTCTTGTTTTGTTGCCATGGTAGAAACTTTAAAGAACCGTATCAATGATGAAAAATTACATCTTGATAATATTGGTTTAGTTATTATTGACGAGGCACATTACAATTCATTCAGAAAATTATTAAACTCATTCAAAAACGCTTTTATTCTTGGAGTAACTGCAACGCCATTGAGTTCAAACATAAAATTACCAATGCACCAGAGTTATGATGAACTTATTGTGGGAGACACCATTAGTTCATTGATCGACAAAGGTTTCCTTGCTCGTGCTACAACATATAGTTATGATGTTGGATTAACATCGCTAAAAGTAGGTATCAACGGAGATTATACCGTAAAATCATCAGATGATTTATATACGAATACCATCATGCAAGAAAAACTGTTGCATGCGTATACAGAACGTTCATTAGGTAAAAAAACCCTAATTTTTAACAACGGTATTCATACTTCATTATATGTATATGAAACGTTTAGAGAAGCAGGTTACGACATTAGACACCTTGATAACACAAGTAGTTCTGAAGAGCGTAAAGACATTCTGCAATGGTTCAAAAAGACTCCCGATGCAATTTTAACTTCGGTAGGAATTTTAACAACAGGATTTGATGAGCCAACAGTTGAGACTATTATCTTAAACAGAGCAACAAAATCGTTAACTTTATACTATCAAATGATTGGTCGCGGTTCTCGTAAATTACCTGGTAAAGACGAGTTTACTGTTATCGATTTAGGTAATAATGCAGCACGTTTTGGTTTATGGAGCGAGCCTGTAAACTGGCAGCACATCTTTAAATCACCTGAATTTTATTTGGAGAATCTACGTGATGATACAGAAATCGAGTTGTATTTCAAATACAGCATGCCTCCGGAATTGCGCGCAAAATTTAGTAAAACTACTGATGTTACTTTTGATGTTGATGAAGAACACAAACTAATCATCAAACAAAATTTACGTTCTAAAGTAGTATTAGACAAATCATTAGAACAACACGCAGCAATGTGTGTCGATAATACCGAAACGCTGCAAGAAGCAAAATCATTAGGAAAAGAACTTGATGATGATATTGAATGCCGTATTAAACGTTATGCAAAATGTTTGAGTCAATGTAGTAAAAACTACCGCGAATGGCTTGTTGACGATTACAAACTAAAACTAGTTTTGTTAGTTGGTAAAAAGTATCGTGAAAAAATCATGAACGAACCGGATTGA
- a CDS encoding mechanosensitive ion channel domain-containing protein produces MPNLLEKIFNFLYPIFRDWGMSRNFASYISLVFNIVIMVALAYAIYYLAKFVLVTLTAIFAQKTKTKFDDYLIHNKTTKYTAYLIPFFFIYKAVPIILDKYEYWEGVFGKIVGVYIVLISLWIIRTIFNALRDYLKQKPEYSDKPIDSFVQVIMIVLWIFGVAIIISKLFGIKQGELLTILGTLSAIIILIFRDTILGFVSSVQVAINDMVRIGDWITMDKFGADGSVIEINLTTVKVRNFDNTITTIPTYALSSDSFQNWRGMQKSDGRRIKRHVLIKSSCIRFLTDEDLNQMKKVQLISSYIDSRQSEIEKYNNIHGIDKTLALNGRNMTNLGLFRKYIMQYLVTHPGLNKDMHMMCRQLQSTAHGVPLEIYAFSSDKRWANYEYIMSDIFDHIMASVEYFDLEIFELPSKIGHLD; encoded by the coding sequence ATGCCTAACCTTTTGGAGAAAATATTTAATTTTTTATACCCTATTTTTAGAGACTGGGGAATGAGCCGCAACTTTGCGTCTTATATCAGCCTGGTTTTTAATATTGTTATTATGGTGGCATTAGCTTATGCCATTTATTATTTGGCAAAGTTTGTTTTGGTAACCTTAACTGCCATTTTTGCACAAAAGACCAAAACAAAATTTGACGATTATTTAATTCACAATAAAACCACAAAATACACCGCTTATTTAATTCCGTTTTTCTTTATATATAAAGCAGTTCCAATTATTCTGGATAAATACGAATATTGGGAAGGTGTTTTTGGAAAAATCGTTGGTGTGTATATCGTTTTAATCAGTTTATGGATTATTAGAACGATTTTTAATGCTTTACGTGATTATTTAAAACAAAAACCGGAATACAGCGATAAACCAATCGATAGTTTTGTTCAGGTTATTATGATTGTGCTTTGGATTTTTGGTGTTGCAATTATTATTTCAAAGTTATTCGGAATCAAACAAGGCGAACTACTAACGATTTTAGGAACGCTTTCGGCAATTATTATCTTGATTTTCAGGGATACTATTTTAGGATTTGTTTCGAGTGTTCAGGTTGCCATAAACGATATGGTTCGGATTGGTGACTGGATTACGATGGATAAATTTGGTGCCGATGGTAGTGTAATTGAAATTAATCTGACAACGGTAAAAGTTCGAAATTTTGATAACACAATTACCACGATTCCAACTTATGCGCTGAGTTCAGACTCTTTCCAGAACTGGCGCGGAATGCAAAAATCTGATGGAAGACGTATTAAAAGACACGTTTTAATAAAAAGCAGCTGTATTCGTTTTTTAACTGACGAAGATTTGAATCAGATGAAAAAAGTGCAGTTGATAAGTTCTTATATCGACAGCAGACAATCTGAAATTGAAAAATACAATAATATTCACGGTATCGATAAAACCTTGGCACTCAATGGTCGAAATATGACAAATTTGGGATTGTTTAGAAAATATATCATGCAATATTTAGTCACACATCCGGGTTTAAATAAAGACATGCACATGATGTGTCGTCAGTTGCAATCGACTGCACATGGAGTTCCATTAGAAATCTATGCTTTCTCAAGCGACAAACGCTGGGCAAACTACGAATATATTATGTCGGATATTTTTGATCACATTATGGCTTCAGTAGAATATTTTGATCTTGAAATATTTGAATTGCCATCAAAGATTGGACATTTAGATTAA
- a CDS encoding glyoxalase: MEDRDTFLREFRGETLGTVSAQSSSDELFQNQTIRPILKLQNDLFVAVFINYINKNKADFYSYTVEKKLQTIENSIQKDIKFRNSLKGIVMALFTLEEYETYIQNSSSLNKRMMNLLIDRLKSQVQLFELESNSN, from the coding sequence ATGGAAGATAGAGACACTTTTTTAAGAGAATTCAGAGGCGAAACTTTAGGAACTGTAAGTGCTCAATCTTCATCAGATGAGTTGTTTCAAAATCAAACGATTAGGCCTATTCTAAAACTTCAGAATGATTTGTTTGTTGCCGTTTTTATAAATTACATAAATAAAAACAAGGCCGATTTCTATTCGTATACTGTCGAAAAGAAACTTCAAACAATCGAAAATTCCATTCAAAAAGATATTAAGTTCAGAAATTCCCTAAAAGGAATTGTCATGGCGCTTTTTACTCTTGAAGAATATGAAACTTACATTCAAAACTCGTCAAGCTTAAACAAAAGAATGATGAATTTATTGATTGACCGATTGAAAAGTCAGGTGCAATTGTTTGAATTAGAGTCAAATTCGAATTAG
- a CDS encoding hotdog domain-containing protein, producing the protein MRFHTRKWVKPEDLNPNGTLFGGKLLAWIDEELALYTIIQLENTRIVTKHMSEINFKSSARQGDIVEIGIDVVKFGNTSLVLKCAVRNMMTREIIITIDQTTMVNLDENGKPKAHGKTQIEFVKDRL; encoded by the coding sequence ATGCGATTTCATACCAGAAAATGGGTTAAACCCGAAGACTTAAATCCAAACGGAACTTTATTTGGCGGAAAATTATTAGCCTGGATCGACGAAGAACTGGCATTATATACCATTATTCAGTTAGAAAATACCCGAATAGTTACCAAACACATGTCGGAAATTAATTTTAAAAGTTCAGCCAGACAAGGTGATATTGTCGAAATTGGAATTGATGTTGTAAAATTCGGAAATACATCTTTGGTTTTAAAATGTGCCGTTCGAAATATGATGACCCGCGAAATCATCATCACAATCGACCAAACCACAATGGTGAATCTGGACGAAAACGGTAAACCAAAAGCCCACGGAAAAACCCAAATCGAATTCGTAAAAGATCGCTTATAG
- a CDS encoding DUF4242 domain-containing protein, with product MPKYVIEREIPNAGKLTSDQLKDISQTSCGVLNQLGTQIQWVNSYVTNDKIYCVYIAPNEEMVYEHAKLGGFPANSVSQVFSVMDPTTAE from the coding sequence ATGCCTAAATATGTTATTGAAAGAGAAATCCCCAATGCCGGTAAACTTACATCTGATCAATTAAAAGATATTTCACAAACCTCATGTGGTGTACTTAATCAATTAGGAACTCAAATTCAATGGGTAAACAGTTATGTTACAAACGATAAAATCTATTGTGTATACATTGCGCCAAATGAAGAAATGGTTTATGAACATGCTAAACTTGGCGGTTTTCCAGCCAATTCAGTAAGTCAGGTTTTTAGTGTAATGGATCCAACAACTGCTGAGTAA
- a CDS encoding GNAT family N-acetyltransferase: protein MENIQINKITLDEIDQLQKIGRQTFQETFSESNSEENMKAYLEKGFSAEKLTEELTNKNSEFYFAALNNDAIGYLKINFGESQTELQDEKSLEIERIYVSKEFHGKKVGQLLYEKAIQIAKNKNADYVWLGVWEENHRALSFYKKNGFVEFDKHIFKLGNDEQTDIMMKLKLVN, encoded by the coding sequence ATGGAAAATATTCAAATAAACAAGATTACGCTTGACGAAATTGACCAATTGCAAAAAATTGGCAGACAAACTTTTCAGGAGACTTTTTCAGAATCAAATTCTGAAGAAAATATGAAAGCTTATTTAGAGAAAGGTTTTTCTGCAGAAAAATTAACCGAAGAATTAACGAACAAAAACTCTGAGTTTTATTTCGCTGCTCTTAATAATGACGCAATTGGTTATTTAAAAATAAACTTCGGAGAATCCCAAACTGAATTACAAGACGAAAAATCCCTTGAAATTGAACGTATTTATGTTTCAAAAGAATTTCATGGTAAAAAAGTTGGACAATTACTTTATGAAAAAGCGATTCAAATAGCAAAAAACAAGAATGCTGACTATGTTTGGTTAGGTGTCTGGGAAGAAAATCACAGAGCTTTAAGTTTTTATAAAAAGAATGGTTTTGTTGAATTTGACAAACACATTTTTAAACTTGGAAATGATGAACAGACAGATATTATGATGAAACTTAAACTTGTAAATTAA
- a CDS encoding DUF3817 domain-containing protein, translating into MLKIFKVTAILEGISYLVLFTNMLFIKTNNPELYHTLLRPLGMTHGVLFIGYVLLAFLLKKPQNWELKTFGIIQIASLIPFGTFYIEKKYLENNA; encoded by the coding sequence ATGCTCAAGATTTTCAAAGTTACAGCAATTTTAGAGGGAATCTCTTATTTAGTATTATTTACCAATATGCTTTTTATAAAAACCAATAATCCAGAACTTTACCATACTTTATTGCGTCCGTTAGGAATGACACATGGTGTTTTATTTATAGGATATGTATTGTTGGCATTTTTGCTAAAAAAACCTCAAAACTGGGAATTAAAAACCTTCGGAATTATTCAAATAGCTTCTCTTATTCCTTTTGGAACCTTTTATATCGAGAAAAAATATTTAGAAAATAATGCCTAA
- a CDS encoding DEAD/DEAH box helicase → MSKQFSSLGISAPILKALSELNIVEPTEIQQKTIPLLLSESHDVVGLAKTGTGKTAAFGLPLLQLINTESSVVQAVILVPTRELGQQIFRNLEDFGKHIPNISIASTCGGIPIKPQIERLTAPTHIVVATPGRLIDLIQRKAIDLKQAEYLVLDEADEMVSILKESLDEIVAELPKKHRTLLFSATLPGTIKQLIQNYLNKNVVQVSANMETVGNQGIEHEYIVVDPIEKLDVLMHFLNSKEGERGIIFCKTKAAVNKLAKNLAINRFSSGALHGSLSQGIRDRIMEQFREGHINILVATDLAARGIDVKEISYVVNYHLPDTYETYVHRSGRTARAGAKGLSLTVLQEEEVVEIPEFEQELGIKFTKFQKPSVVSLEENNTLLWAKQIFKTKPNHDISTDLKTKVKTVFHHLTKEELIEKLLANYVLQNKVEVTEKPVKKFKK, encoded by the coding sequence ATGTCTAAACAATTCTCATCATTAGGGATTTCAGCACCAATTTTAAAAGCTTTAAGCGAATTAAACATTGTTGAACCAACAGAAATTCAACAAAAAACAATTCCGTTACTTTTATCTGAAAGTCATGATGTTGTAGGTTTAGCCAAAACCGGAACTGGTAAAACTGCCGCTTTCGGATTGCCTTTATTGCAATTAATCAATACAGAATCTTCTGTTGTTCAGGCCGTAATTTTGGTACCAACCAGAGAACTTGGACAACAAATATTCAGAAATTTAGAGGATTTTGGAAAACATATTCCAAATATCTCTATAGCTTCAACTTGTGGTGGAATCCCCATAAAGCCACAAATTGAACGCCTTACAGCACCAACACATATTGTTGTAGCAACGCCGGGACGTTTAATCGATTTGATTCAGCGTAAAGCAATTGACTTAAAACAAGCCGAATATTTAGTTTTAGACGAAGCAGATGAAATGGTTTCGATTCTAAAAGAAAGTCTTGACGAAATAGTTGCTGAACTTCCTAAAAAACACCGCACATTATTGTTCTCAGCAACTTTGCCAGGAACAATCAAACAATTGATTCAGAATTACTTAAACAAAAATGTAGTTCAGGTAAGTGCCAACATGGAAACTGTTGGTAACCAAGGAATTGAACACGAATATATTGTAGTTGATCCAATTGAAAAATTAGATGTTTTAATGCATTTTCTAAATTCAAAAGAGGGAGAGCGCGGAATCATTTTCTGTAAAACTAAAGCAGCAGTCAATAAATTAGCTAAAAATCTGGCTATAAACCGTTTTTCTTCAGGAGCACTTCACGGTAGTTTATCGCAAGGAATTCGTGACAGAATCATGGAACAATTTCGCGAAGGACATATCAATATTCTGGTTGCTACAGATTTAGCAGCAAGAGGAATCGACGTAAAAGAAATCTCTTATGTTGTAAATTACCATTTGCCGGATACTTATGAAACTTATGTTCACCGAAGCGGAAGAACCGCTAGGGCAGGAGCAAAAGGACTTTCGTTAACTGTTTTACAAGAGGAAGAAGTAGTTGAAATTCCTGAATTTGAACAAGAATTAGGAATTAAATTCACTAAATTCCAGAAACCTTCGGTTGTAAGTTTAGAAGAAAATAACACGCTTTTATGGGCGAAACAAATCTTCAAAACAAAGCCAAATCACGATATTTCTACAGATTTAAAAACTAAGGTAAAAACAGTTTTTCATCATCTTACAAAAGAGGAATTAATTGAAAAATTACTTGCCAATTACGTTTTACAAAACAAAGTTGAAGTAACTGAAAAACCTGTTAAAAAATTCAAAAAGTAG